TCTCCCTCAGGAATGGATACCATGGGAATGCTGCTGGAACAATGGGTGCTACTGCTCAATCCAATTGGAAATTCAATGTTATTCAGGTGGGCACCCCCTTCTGTTTTCACTACTGTAATAAGGTGAACTACACAGTATTTTCACCTAGAACACCATATGCAAACTAATGGCGTCCCGTAGCTATACTTGCATTGGTCCCTTGTTATTTGCACCACTGTACTTTAAAATCTCCATTTAGTGTTTTGTTTTGTGGCAAAACACCATTATGATTGCTACTTCATAATGTGTCCAGACGGGAGTACACCATGCGCTTAACCCAGACCCCTACAGAGGTGCTTTTGGCTCTGATGGGGAGAAATATGCCAGAGATGTTCAGGAAATCATTCAATTTGGGACTACAGGGATAGTTGCTGGTTTCATTTCAGAAGCAATACAGGTACGCTAATATCAAAACATCATCCGAGCATCTTCACTATTTTAAGGTGTTCCAATGAAAAAGTGTTTTCCTTTCCTGAACACAATACAATTTTTTTCCCCCAAGGGGGTTGGTGGAATAGTGGAATTAGCACCAGGATACTTGCCAGCAGCATATGATATAGTAAGGAAAGCCGGTGGTCTCTGCATTGCTGACGAAGTTCAGGCGGGTGTTGCACGAACTGGAAGCCACTTCTGGGGATTTGAAGGCCACGGTGTTATCCCAGACATAGTTACCATGGCAAAGGTAAAGCTTGAAAACCCTCCATGATGAGGCTTCATGCATAACTGCATTCCATGATTTGATCGTCCTCCAGTTTATCAAGCCATTGGCTGACATTTTCCATTTGTTGACCTTCAGGGTATCGGGAATGGCATACCGATAGGAGCCGTCGTGACAACACCGGAGATTGCTCAGGTGTTGACCCGTAGAAGCTACTTCAACACCTTTGGTGGTAACCCTGTCAGCACTGCGGGCGGGCATGCAGTTCTCAAAGTGCTGGAGAAGGAGAAGCTCCAGGAGAATGCGTTTGTTGTAGGCTCCTATCTGAAGGAACAACTTAACAAGCTGAAAGAGAAGCATGACAGTAAGTAGGCAAATGAAAATGAAGCAATAAATCAGGCCGTTGTCACTCGCTACTTACATTGCACCTGTCCGTTGTGCAGTCATCGGTGACGTTAGGGGGAAAGGTTTCCTTCTTGGAGTTGAGTTGGTGACAGACCGTGAAAAGAAAACGCCAGCCAAAGCTGAGATCTCACATGTCATGAACCACATGAAAGGTAAATGTGTTCTGCTTTGACAACCTCTTCCAGGCTTGCAGATAGATGCAGAACTGTCTCTGATCTGAGCGCTCTCTTCTACAGATATGGGGGTGTTGGTTGGGAAGGGTGGCTTCTACGGGAACGTGTTCAGGATTACACCGCCGTTGTGCTTCACTAAAGAGGACTCTGGTAAGGCCTGCTTCTCAGCTGAAGCGATTCCTTTGTTGATCTTTGATCCGCAACTCTACCGTGGAAATGACGTAGAAACTCCTGTTGCAGACTTCTTCATCGATGTGATGGATATCGCGCTCTCGAAACTGTGAGGCAGGCTGCGCGAAGATGATGCCATGTACATCTGTTGATCCGTAAATAAGAGGAGATTCGCGAGACAGCACCTCGTTGTCTCGTGATCCGTGCTCGCCAGCTTCAGCTTCGTCCAGTCTGCTGTTCCTCCTTATCCAGTCGTTTAACAACTCCTTGTTTGAGATCAATAATAAGTTCTTTTTCTATGTTATATGAGCCCTGTATTTCTGTTATCCAGAAACAAACCCCTGTGGCCCTGTCACTATTAGGAGATGCAGAGATACGGCTTTACATATGCAGTGCCAATGCTTTGGCTAAACATAACGTGcaattcaaaagaaaaagatcGCGTATCAAATGAATGCATACATATGCTGAGCACATGGGAAAGGAGAACAGAC
The nucleotide sequence above comes from Panicum virgatum strain AP13 chromosome 3K, P.virgatum_v5, whole genome shotgun sequence. Encoded proteins:
- the LOC120698374 gene encoding alanine--glyoxylate aminotransferase 2 homolog 3, mitochondrial-like, which encodes MQRLASSSSRRLLGAALAPARANSSLSAAVAAASPKMPGFDYTPPPYDGPRAEEIFRKRAEFLSPSLFHFYDRPLNIVDGKMQYLFDEDGRRYLDAFGGIATVCCGHCHPDVVEAIVNQAKRIQHSTVLYLNHAIVDFAESLASKMPGDLKVVFFTNSGTEANELALMIARLYTGCNDIISLRNGYHGNAAGTMGATAQSNWKFNVIQTGVHHALNPDPYRGAFGSDGEKYARDVQEIIQFGTTGIVAGFISEAIQGVGGIVELAPGYLPAAYDIVRKAGGLCIADEVQAGVARTGSHFWGFEGHGVIPDIVTMAKGIGNGIPIGAVVTTPEIAQVLTRRSYFNTFGGNPVSTAGGHAVLKVLEKEKLQENAFVVGSYLKEQLNKLKEKHDIIGDVRGKGFLLGVELVTDREKKTPAKAEISHVMNHMKDMGVLVGKGGFYGNVFRITPPLCFTKEDSDFFIDVMDIALSKL